The proteins below come from a single Vanessa cardui chromosome 7, ilVanCard2.1, whole genome shotgun sequence genomic window:
- the LOC124530860 gene encoding uncharacterized protein LOC124530860, whose protein sequence is MRSRAVLTLLTACLAATTIGNAEKSKFYYMDSLCKDHFLQRQYRKLDGGVLWSRNERNLDCTVTFQTHSILQRFMLHFDLLQLDCNDHLYVYDGAHATAPPKADLSCRNTKQQVGALFTRSNFVTLKYVTDNWGTDANGFKLVITAVKDPKHGCKEFRCKQREFCVSADLTCDGVDHCADGSDEDTAALCPESGGGARSGAWAAVAAGGAALLALAALLALCCFCRRRAPAPLTHLHLQQMASSNGAGGGKGANAATASPATRLPGNWAHPAGPRGYRAARPGRLRARAQR, encoded by the exons ATTATATGGACTCGCTATGCAAGGACCACTTCCTACAGCGACAGTACCGCAAGCTGGATGGCGGCGTGCTGTGGTCCCGCAACGAGCGGAACCTCGACTGTACCGTCACGTTCCAAACGCACAGCATCTTGCAGCGTTTCATGCTGCACTTTGACCTCCTGCAGCTCGACTGCAACGACCATCTCTACGTCTATGATGGAGCCCATGCTACCGCGCCCCCAAag GCGGACTTGTCCTGCCGCAACACGAAGCAGCAGGTGGGAGCGCTGTTCACGCGCAGCAACTTCGTCACGCTTAAGTACGTGACCGACAACTGGGGCACCGACGCCAACGGCTTCAAGCTCGTCATCACAGCCGTTAAGGACCCCA aaCACGGCTGCAAGGAGTTCAGGTGCAAGCAACGCGAGTTCTGCGTCAGCGCGGACTTGACGTGCGACGGCGTGGACCATTGTGCGGACGGTTCCGACGAGGACACGGCCGCGCTTTGTCCCG AGAGCGGTGGAGGCGCGCGTAGCGGCGCGTGGGCAGCGGTAGCGGCGGGCGGTGCAGCGTTGTTGGCGCTAGCGGCACTGCTGGCCCTCTGCTGCTTCTGCCGCCGACGCGCGCCTGCACCACTCACACACTTACATT TACAACAAATGGCCAGCAGCAACGGTGCGGGCGGCGGCAAGGGCGCGAATGCCGCCACTGCCTCGCCCGCCACGAGGCTGCCGGGAAACTGGGCGCACCCTGCGGGCCCGCGCGG GTACAGGGCGGCGCGCCCGGGCCGCCTGCGGGCGCGGGCGCAGCGCTGA